One Dioscorea cayenensis subsp. rotundata cultivar TDr96_F1 chromosome 19, TDr96_F1_v2_PseudoChromosome.rev07_lg8_w22 25.fasta, whole genome shotgun sequence genomic window, TACTTAACGGAAGTACAAGTATTGCAATTTCTTTCCCTGGTGACAAGTCTCATGACATATGTAATCATGCTACAAGTAATTAACTATTGTCCAGCAATGACATCATACACATTAATCCAATTTGTTTGGTGGCCCACATGATCAAAGTTTTACTTCCTAGAAAATTAATGTTTGGAGACACTTTGAAATGAAGACTACCAATTTTTCCTCCAAACATCTGACAGGAGAAAATATGCATTAGAATTGatgcaaaggaaaagagatgaACCTTAATCTAAAGTGGCGCTCTGTGTTGATATATGATATCTACCAGCTACACATGTAGCAGGTACCAAAATCAGTGTATAAAGCAACTGTTTATGATGATGAGCTATTACAATTTAGGTCtgctcatctttttttttttaaaaaaaaggtgacCTTTCCTTCAGTAGGTTATTGAGTGAAAGCTAAGAATTTCATTGCCAATATAACCATACAAGAAGCTggtaattaatcaaaataatcacTCATACACTGAAGAATCACCATGTAGTATTCCTCAGAAAGCTCACAAAGTACCATATACAGTTCCAGAGATAACCAATACACCAGCAAGAAGCAACTCTCAACAGTAGTGAACTATGAAATTATAATGTAAAAGCAGATACCAGAACAAAATACAGTGATAATGGTTACTTCAACAAAGGAATGAGTGTGACTTATATCAGAAGTTTGGAACTACAGCAAGGAAATATATGGAAGTGAAAAGTTCAAAGAAATCGTCAAAATTGGATGATATCATTGCAAGAACCCTGGCAAACTGACAAAGTAAAGTGCATGCTTACCCTGACAAGTGTTCCAGCAAAGTCCAAAACACGTGCAGCAAGCTCACAGGAAGCTCTCATACGTGAGATTCCCTCTTCATCATGAACTTGATGCTCAATTGAAAGTTCAGGCAACACTTCTGAACCAGCATAAGGAGGTTTAGGAATGTGGTCTGGCACAAGGAGGCGCCCCGTGACCCTCCCACGCTTTAATGGAGGCCTTTTTCTTACTTTTACTGATTCTTCACTTTCTCGTGACCTACAAGAAATTAACATGTTGAATTACTAAAATCGGTTGTCTGGCCTTTTTTCTTCCCTAATTAGTTAATGATATAATTGAGGATACATCAGCAATGAAGTTTGCCAGAGAAAATACTAAATTAGCATGGTTCAGGAAATTTTAATGGCAGTTCACTCAAATACATTGCATGAGGATTTCATGCAAATGAATGAAAACTCTATGGTATCATGCTCCCATAGGTTTTTGCATAGGTTATTTTCAGCTAGTAATACATCTCCGTCAGGCTTCTACTTTGCTTTTCCATCATTAAGTTGATTGTAGTAAGTCAATAATTTATGCAAAAGACCACTAAGACATCAAGACATGCAACATGATAGAAAGATGAGCTCTCACTGTGGTCACACCATCCTCAGATTAATCAGATAGATGCAGATTCCAAGAAGGTGAAATATGCATGTCTAAGGTCCCCAATCAGATAACGGTAAAGATGCAAGACTATGTTCTTCAAGCTAGACAATGTCATCAAGCACAGAAAGGAAATAAAGGCACTAGGAGAAATTAAAGATGGCCCAACACAGATGACCTACAAGATGAGCTTTTAAAATCTTACGTTAATAAAATCCACTATTAACTAGTCTTTCAAAACTTTTAgcaaaaattcaaactaaatgaAATCTTTTATCAAATGTAATGGATTACTAAATATCCAAGTCAAAATCCTATACTTGCCTATCTAGAGTCCATTTAACCAGTCAAGCAAGTAGAGAATATAATATTACATTAGCAGAAATAACACTCACAAGGCGCACAATATAAAGAATGAAAGCTCATGGCATACCTTCTTACCCTCATGGCCTCCTCTAACCCAAACAATCTTCTTGATACAATAACATTGTGCTTTTGATCAGGTGTTGTCCCTTAATCAAAGGAAAACATTATTACTATCATCCTActctaaaaaaagaataatatgataaataaggATGAAAATTCTCCATTAAAACAAATCATGGTTGTGTACAGAATAAATGGAAAACATATGAAAATGGAATTTAGAAAGGATATATATTTCCATTAAAGAAGAATGTGAGAAGTTCATATCGCATAGTCCTACGAAGACAGTTTCCAATTGTTAAGACCAAAAACACAGACAACACACAATCTCTATACACTCGAATATAAGATCATCTTCTTTGATTTATCTCATGTtttagttttgataaaaaaaaaaatatttatatatatataccaatagAGTGTAAGCGAAATATCTAAGCATGACACAGAAAGGTAGAACCTTCAAACTGAAAAGTGGTAGCATTACCATTGGGCATTCGCCATCACAACATTTCTAGATACATTGATAGCATCCGAGTATTGTAAAGTTACTCCAAAAAAACTAGCCACCATggtttcatttcatcacatgAACATCATTTACCAGCAAATCTTAGTTAAAATACTGATTGAAAACAATGAGTAAAACGAATCAATGCAATAAGCACCAATTGATCATCTCGAATTCATGcaattttctccataacttccAAAATATAAGCAATCAGACAAAACAATAGAAGGGGGAATACCTCGGCGACTAATGGGAAGGAATTGGAGCCTGAGAGGCCGGCCAACAAGAAAAGGCCGCTCAGAGATATCTATAAAGGAGTGAGGCGATGGACAGAGCCCACCAATAGAGGCCTTCATCGCCATGGAATCAGTTTGGaagaatcaaagaagaagaagagcacaaagaagaaggagaatgaaAGCTCGAAGTATGTGAATACTTCTCTCGAGCCTGCGAGAGTGATGAGAAGAGGGGAAGGCCGACCTTGGCCCTTGAGTTGTGGATAATGATCTATTCATCAATTGGACGGCTGAGATGCGATGAGTTGCGTTGCGTGGATTCTTTCACACCCTCCGATTAGACGTTGTTAAATTTACATTGCTTGCGGTCTTTGATATCGAgttattattcaaatatatatatatatatatatatgccatgtTTGCATCTTTAATATATGTGAGccatccattttattaaaaataataataataaacataaaaattggaTATGTATCGGGCTTCACATTTCACAGAAAATAATcatacaagaaaataacataaaaaataaataaatatatacacgaTTAACTAACCAGTGGAGacagggagagagagagagagagaaagactTAAAAGAACAGGTGTCTCTTTCTCCCGCGACGCAGAGGCAAAACTATCCAGCATGCAGGATACGTGTCACAGTGCCACCGCCCCACATTCCCACGTCGCTCCTCTATATCCTTTCCAATTCTCAAAACTCTCAACTAATTAAATCCCATCGAGTCTTCTGCActgcattaattaattaaccatgGCAGCCATATTGTTTGGAGCTCGAAGCACCATACTCAAGACCAATGTCACCAAGTCCCTCCCCCCTCTCCGTCCTAAGGCCAACAAGCTCTGTTTCCCAGCTGCCTCCAAATCCtccaaggtatatatatatacatatacgtaTACAAACACTCtgaattaatacatatataacaaTTAATGGGTTAATTACGGTTtgaatattattgtttaatttgtttacttGCAGGCCAGGGATGGTGGCACTTCCTCGTCTTCGGATGATGAGAGAGAGTTAAGAGACAAGACGAAGGAAGCAGCAGAGAGGACCAAAGAGAAGGCTAAAGAAGGAGTTCAGAAAGCTGAGGAAACGTCCGAAATGGCCAAAGAGAACACCAGAGAGAAGCTGGACAAGGCCAAGGAGGGAACAAAGTCCATGGGAGAGAAGGCCGAGGAGAAGGTAAAAGAAGGAGCGAAGAAGGCCCAAGAAGGAGCAGAGACTGCCAAGGAGAAGACCAAAGAAGGAACGAGCAAGGTGACCGAGACTGCCCAGAACTTGGGAGAGAAGGCCAAGCAGACTGTGCAAGGAGCTTGGGGAGCAGCCAAGGAAACCACGCACAAGATCAAGGAGACGGTGGTGGGGAAGGCGGAGGATGATCTtaatgctgctgctgctgctgatgcaAAGAGGGAGGCTGATCTCAAGGCTGAGGCTAAGAGACGCGCCAGAGAGGCCACTACTAAGGATGAtttctgagtttttttttccccaCTTTTTTACAATAATCTTTTCCTTGAAATGCCTAAAGCACTGTGCCGctaatatgttatcatttaccccaaaaatatatatcaatatatatatatatatatatatggctaaacatcatctgcggacgttcgtagagtcgtccgcagatgatgtataatatttttcgTAGGGTTGGATGACGCGATCGATTCGCCATCGCTACTGAGATCGACTGGGACTGGCTCGGATCAAAACACCGCAGCATCCCACtttttttatgtactttatgaATAGTGCAGATAACGTTCATCGCTCACGTATCAGCGCTGCACCGCTGGATTGAAATTCAACGGCCCATatcaacgttcacagattacgTTTCTGTGAACGTTGACAGAGGATGcatcctctatatatatttataaagagaataaaaaatattataaaaaaatatatattaagtaggGAGTTTTTGGAATTGGAGTGGATGAAGTCATAGATCGAAAAATAGtactctcaccagaagtgagtaAAGAGCTGGTGAGTAAAGAGCTAGGAAAgacagaaggaaaaaaaaatagatagaaAGTGAGTAAAAAGctaagaaagaaagaagtaaaaagagagagaaacagAAAATGAAGGCAGCGAGATTGGTGAAGGCAACTGATAAAGCAACTAATTGGTGACACAAGTGACTCTGGAGTTCATGAAATCGAGAGAATGTTTAATCTTTGCGAAGCTTCAGAAAAAGATT contains:
- the LOC120250623 gene encoding late embryogenesis abundant protein At3g53040 is translated as MAAILFGARSTILKTNVTKSLPPLRPKANKLCFPAASKSSKARDGGTSSSSDDERELRDKTKEAAERTKEKAKEGVQKAEETSEMAKENTREKLDKAKEGTKSMGEKAEEKVKEGAKKAQEGAETAKEKTKEGTSKVTETAQNLGEKAKQTVQGAWGAAKETTHKIKETVVGKAEDDLNAAAAADAKREADLKAEAKRRAREATTKDDF